In Prunus dulcis chromosome 2, ALMONDv2, whole genome shotgun sequence, a single genomic region encodes these proteins:
- the LOC117617049 gene encoding plastidial pyruvate kinase 2 isoform X1 — MTQVVAMRAIQSSILCPISGSVQGRTEKLKPPSFASKVLAREEKKKSWKAFGNKRFEVTAKRPLQTEVVPVSPEDTPKIEDQFQKFRAIQQPDDTSVGMWSKPVVKRKTKIVCTIGPSTNTREMIWKLAEAGMNVARLNMSHGDHASHKKVIDLVKEYNEQSKDNVIAIMLDTKGPEVRSGDLPQPINLESGQEFTFTIRRGVGTADCVSVNYDDFVNDVEPGDMLLVDGGMMSFLVKSKTEESVKCEVVDGGELKSRRHLNVRGKSATLPSITEKDWEDIKFGVDNKVDFYAVSFVKDAQVVHELKNYLQSSSADIHVIVKIESADSIPNLHSIITASDGAMVARGDLGAELPIEEVPLLQEEIIRICRSMGKAVIVATNMLESMIVHPTPTRAEVSDIAIAVREGADAVMLSGETAHGKFPLKAVKVMHTVALRTEATILGGELPANLGKAFKNHMSEMFAYHATIMSNTLGTSIVVFTRTGFMAILLSHYRPSGTVFAFTNDKRIQQRLALYQGVCPIYMEFTDDAETSFSNALTVLQNQGMVKEGEEVALVQSGRQPIWRIQSTHNIQVRKV, encoded by the exons ATGACCCAAGTGGTGGCTATGCGGGCGATTCAGAGTTCGATCCTTTGTCCTATCTCTGGATCGGTACAGGGCCGGACAGAGAAGCTGAAGCCTCCGAGCTTCGCTTCCAAAGTTCTGGCTCGcgaggaaaagaagaagagctgGAAAGCGTTTGGCAATAAGAGGTTTGAGGTCACTGCAAAGCGACCCCTACAGACCGAGGTCGTCCCCGTCTCACCTGAAGACACACCCAAG ATAGAGGATCAATTTCAGAAGTTCCGGGCAATTCAACAACCTGATGACACATCGGTGGGTATGTGGTCAAAGCCAGTAGTCAAACGTAAGACAAAGATTGTTTGCACAATTGGTCCTTCCACAAACACACGTGAAATGATCTGGAAGTTGGCGGAGGCTGGAATGAATGTTGCCCGGCTTAATATGTCCCACGGAGATCATGCTTCTCATAAGAAAGTTATTGACTTGGTTAAAGAATATAATGAGCAATCTAAAGACAATGTCATTGCAATCATGCTTGATACCAAG GGTCCTGAGGTTAGGAGTGGTGACCTGCCACAGCCAATCAACTTGGAAAGTGGTCAAGAATTTACTTTTACAATTCGTAGAGGGGTTGGCACAGCGGATTGTGTTAGCGTGAACTATGATGATTTCGTCAATGATGTAGAACCAGGAGACATGCTTCTGGTTGATG GTGGTATGATGTCATTTCTGGTGAAGTCCAAGACAGAAGAATCAGTGAAATGTGAAGTTGTTGATGGAGGAGAGCTTAAGTCTCGTCGACATTTGAATGTGCGAGGGAAAAGTGCAACATTGCCTTCCATCACTG AGAAAGACTGGGAAgatattaaatttggagtgGATAATAAAGTTGACTTCTATGCTGTTTCATTTGTCAAAGATGCACAAGTTGTTCATGAATTGAAGAATTATCTGCAAA GCTCTAGCGCTGATATACACGTTATTGTAAAGATAGAAAGTGCAGACTCTATCCCAAATTTGCACTCCATTATCACAGCATCCGATGGG GCTATGGTTGCAAGAGGAGATCTTGGTGCAGAGCTCCCTATTGAAGAGGTTCCACTTCTGCAG GAAGAGATAATCAGGATCTGCCGTAGCATGGGGAAAGCTGTTATTGTGGCAACAAATATGCTGGAAAGCATGATTGTTCACCCAACCCCAACCAGAGCTGAGGTATCAGACATTGCCATTGCTGTTAGAGAGGGCGCTGATGCAGTTATGCTTTCAGGAGAAACTGCTCACGGAAA GTTCCCATTGAAGGCCGTGAAAGTTATGCACACTGTTGCACTTCGGACAGAGGCAACCATCTTAGGTGGTGAATTGCCAGCCAATCTTGGTAAAGCTTTCAAG AACCACATGAGTGAGATGTTTGCTTACCATGCAACCATTATGTCCAATACTCTTGGTACCTCAATTGTTGTCTTTACCAGAACTGGTTTCATGGCTATTCTTTTGAGCCATTATCGGCCTTCTGGGACCGTATTTGCCTTTACAAATGA TAAGAGGATACAACAGAGACTGGCTTTATATCAAGGTGTATGTCCCATATACATGGAGTTCACAGATGATGCTGAGACAAGTTTCAGCAATGCCTTGACTGTGCTGCAG AATCAAGGCATGGTaaaggaaggagaagaggTGGCACTCGTTCAGAGTGGCAGACAACCCATTTGGCGGATCCAGTCCACTCACAATATTCAAGTGCGCAAAGTTTAG
- the LOC117617049 gene encoding plastidial pyruvate kinase 2 isoform X2 has translation MTQVVAMRAIQSSILCPISGSVQGRTEKLKPPSFASKVLAREEKKKSWKAFGNKRFEVTAKRPLQTEVVPVSPEDTPKIEDQFQKFRAIQQPDDTSVGMWSKPVVKRKTKIVCTIGPSTNTREMIWKLAEAGMNVARLNMSHGDHASHKKVIDLVKEYNEQSKDNVIAIMLDTKGPEVRSGDLPQPINLESGQEFTFTIRRGVGTADCVSVNYDDFVNDVEPGDMLLVDGGMMSFLVKSKTEESVKCEVVDGGELKSRRHLNVRGKSATLPSITEKDWEDIKFGVDNKVDFYAVSFVKDAQVVHELKNYLQSSSADIHVIVKIESADSIPNLHSIITASDGAMVARGDLGAELPIEEVPLLQEEIIRICRSMGKAVIVATNMLESMIVHPTPTRAEVSDIAIAVREGADAVMLSGETAHGNKRIQQRLALYQGVCPIYMEFTDDAETSFSNALTVLQNQGMVKEGEEVALVQSGRQPIWRIQSTHNIQVRKV, from the exons ATGACCCAAGTGGTGGCTATGCGGGCGATTCAGAGTTCGATCCTTTGTCCTATCTCTGGATCGGTACAGGGCCGGACAGAGAAGCTGAAGCCTCCGAGCTTCGCTTCCAAAGTTCTGGCTCGcgaggaaaagaagaagagctgGAAAGCGTTTGGCAATAAGAGGTTTGAGGTCACTGCAAAGCGACCCCTACAGACCGAGGTCGTCCCCGTCTCACCTGAAGACACACCCAAG ATAGAGGATCAATTTCAGAAGTTCCGGGCAATTCAACAACCTGATGACACATCGGTGGGTATGTGGTCAAAGCCAGTAGTCAAACGTAAGACAAAGATTGTTTGCACAATTGGTCCTTCCACAAACACACGTGAAATGATCTGGAAGTTGGCGGAGGCTGGAATGAATGTTGCCCGGCTTAATATGTCCCACGGAGATCATGCTTCTCATAAGAAAGTTATTGACTTGGTTAAAGAATATAATGAGCAATCTAAAGACAATGTCATTGCAATCATGCTTGATACCAAG GGTCCTGAGGTTAGGAGTGGTGACCTGCCACAGCCAATCAACTTGGAAAGTGGTCAAGAATTTACTTTTACAATTCGTAGAGGGGTTGGCACAGCGGATTGTGTTAGCGTGAACTATGATGATTTCGTCAATGATGTAGAACCAGGAGACATGCTTCTGGTTGATG GTGGTATGATGTCATTTCTGGTGAAGTCCAAGACAGAAGAATCAGTGAAATGTGAAGTTGTTGATGGAGGAGAGCTTAAGTCTCGTCGACATTTGAATGTGCGAGGGAAAAGTGCAACATTGCCTTCCATCACTG AGAAAGACTGGGAAgatattaaatttggagtgGATAATAAAGTTGACTTCTATGCTGTTTCATTTGTCAAAGATGCACAAGTTGTTCATGAATTGAAGAATTATCTGCAAA GCTCTAGCGCTGATATACACGTTATTGTAAAGATAGAAAGTGCAGACTCTATCCCAAATTTGCACTCCATTATCACAGCATCCGATGGG GCTATGGTTGCAAGAGGAGATCTTGGTGCAGAGCTCCCTATTGAAGAGGTTCCACTTCTGCAG GAAGAGATAATCAGGATCTGCCGTAGCATGGGGAAAGCTGTTATTGTGGCAACAAATATGCTGGAAAGCATGATTGTTCACCCAACCCCAACCAGAGCTGAGGTATCAGACATTGCCATTGCTGTTAGAGAGGGCGCTGATGCAGTTATGCTTTCAGGAGAAACTGCTCACGGAAA TAAGAGGATACAACAGAGACTGGCTTTATATCAAGGTGTATGTCCCATATACATGGAGTTCACAGATGATGCTGAGACAAGTTTCAGCAATGCCTTGACTGTGCTGCAG AATCAAGGCATGGTaaaggaaggagaagaggTGGCACTCGTTCAGAGTGGCAGACAACCCATTTGGCGGATCCAGTCCACTCACAATATTCAAGTGCGCAAAGTTTAG
- the LOC117617051 gene encoding acidic endochitinase-like, protein MALSKTQASALSLSLLIIISLCKSSQAGGIAIYWGQGSPSNEGSLADTCNTGNYQFVNIAFLSTFGNGQTPVLNLAAHCDPSTNGCTSLSTDIKACQTKNIKVLLSIGGGAGSYSLASADDARQVADYLWNNFLGGQANSRPLGDAVLDGIDFDIEAGGGQFWDELARSLSGRGSKVYLAAAPQCPFPDAHLDGAIKTGLFDYVWVQFYNNAPCQFANNNAANLLSAWNQWTSTEAKQVFLGLPAAPEAAPSGGFIPADALKSQVLPNIKSSPKYGGVMLWSKQYDNGYSTSIKDSV, encoded by the coding sequence ATGGCACTAAGCAAAACACAAGCCTCAGCCCTATCTTTGTCCCTCTTGATCATCATTTCTTTATGCAAGTCGTCCCAAGCTGGTGGGATTGCCATCTATTGGGGCCAAGGCAGCCCCAGCAATGAAGGCTCCTTGGCAGATACTTGTAACACAGGCAACTACCAATTTGTGAACATTGCTTTCCTATCAACTTTTGGCAACGGCCAAACCCCAGTGCTAAACCTGGCTGCGCACTGTGACCCAAGTACCAATGGCTGCACCAGTTTGAGCACCGACATCAAAGCTTGCCAAACCAAGAACATCAAAGTCCTCCTCTCGATTGGAGGCGGTGCAGGAAGCTACTCTCTCGCTTCAGCTGATGATGCAAGGCAAGTTGCTGATTACCTTTGGAATAACTTCCTAGGGGGTCAGGCCAATTCACGCCCCCTTGGTGACGCAGTTTTGGATGGCAttgattttgacattgaaGCTGGTGGTGGCCAGTTCTGGGATGAGCTTGCCAGGTCGCTCAGTGGGCGCGGCAGTAAGGTCTACTTAGCTGCAGCTCCACAATGTCCATTCCCAGATGCTCACCTAGACGGTGCTATCAAAACCGGCCTATTTGACTATGTCTGGGTTCAATTCTACAACAACGCTCCATGCCAATTTGCAAACAACAATGCTGCCAACCTTTTAAGTGCATGGAACCAATGGACGTCGACTGAAGCCAAACAAGTGTTCTTGGGACTACCGGCAGCTCCTGAAGCTGCTCCGAGTGGTGGATTTATTCCTGCTGATGCTCTCAAGTCACAGGTTCTTCCAAATATTAAGAGTTCTCCAAAGTATGGAGGAGTTATGCTTTGGAGCAAACAGTATGACAATGGTTACAGCACTTCCATTAAAGACAGCGTCTAG
- the LOC117617050 gene encoding hevamine-A-like, translating to MARNSQTPLLLLVLSAQLVIIRLCHASGVAVYWGQNGNEGTLAETCATRKYKYVNIAFLDKFGNGQTPEINLAGQCNPASNGCTIVSSGITSCQSQGVKVLLSLGGGIGNYSLASPADARAVADYLWHNFLGGKKSTSRPLGDAVLDGIDFDIELGSTQYWDVLARSLKAYSKPRRAVYLAGAPQCPFPDKFLGGALNTGLFDYVWVQFYNNPQCQYSSGNTDNLINSWNKWTTSIKAGLIFLGLPAAPEAAGSGFIPATVLNSEVLPVIKKSPKYGGVMLWSKFYDDQSGYSSSIIENV from the coding sequence ATGGCTAGAAATTCCCAAACTCCACTTCTCCTCCTTGTCCTTTCTGCACAACTGGTTATAATCAGGCTCTGTCATGCCAGCGGCGTAGCTGTCTACTGGGGCCAAAACGGGAACGAAGGTACTCTAGCTGAAACCTGCGCCACCAGAAAGTACAAGTACGTGAACATAGCCTTCCTCGACAAATTTGGCAACGGCCAAACCCCCGAAATCAACCTTGCAGGCCAGTGCAACCCTGCATCCAATGGTTGCACCATCGTCAGCAGTGGCATAACAAGTTGCCAAAGCCAAGGAGTCAAGGTGTTGCTGTCTTTAGGAGGTGGAATTGGAAACTACTCTCTAGCATCACCTGCAGATGCTAGAGCTGTAGCAGATTATCTGTGGCACAATTTCTTGGGCGGGAAGAAGTCAACTTCGCGTCCCTTAGGAGATGCCGTTTTGGACGGTATTGATTTTGACATAGAGCTTGGTTCAACTCAGTATTGGGATGTGCTTGCAAGAAGCCTCAAGGCATATAGCAAGCCAAGAAGAGCTGTGTATTTAGCAGGAGCACCTCAATGCCCATTTCCTGATAAGTTTCTCGGGGGTGCTCTGAATACAGGGCTCTTTGACTATGTTTGGGTTCAGTTCTATAACAATCCTCAATGTCAATATAGCTCAGGTAACACTGATAACCTCATTAACTCGTGGAACAAATGGACCACGTCGATAAAGGCAGGGCTGATATTTTTGGGGTTGCCTGCGGCTCCTGAGGCAGCCGGAAGCGGGTTTATTCCGGCTACGGTGCTGAATTCTGAAGTCCTTCCGGTGATAAAGAAGTCACCAAAGTATGGTGGTGTGATGTTATGGTCCAAGTTCTATGATGATCAAAGTGGATACAGTTCTTCCATTATTGAAAATGTATGA